A segment of the Pseudomonas serboccidentalis genome:
GAGACAGTGACAGCTCCGGGCTGGCCGTCACCTACAAGCTGCGCGACATTGTTGGCAATGAGTCTACGGACTGGAGCGACGCCATACGCATTGTGGTCAACATCGGCATCAGCCTGCTGCTCGCCCCTATCGTCAAGGAGGCCATCAACAATGTCATTGACCTTGATGAGTTGGGCGATGACCAACTGACGGCTCAGGTCTGGGCTACAGATTCTACGCTGCAGAAAAACGATGTTATTCACCTGAAGATGCGCGGGACGACCGAGAGCGGCGAAACCATCGAGGTAGCTGCTGAGCCGCAGACCGTCGACAACCTGCCGCATACCTATGAGTTTTATTTCGACAACGTCGATGTGCGCAAACTGACCAATACCCAGGTCACTTTCCTGTATACGGTGGTACGTGCCGACACCCCGGAACCTTTACGTTCCAAAGGCCAGTTTGTCCAGGTCATTGGCGAGGCACAACGCCTGGCCGCTCCGCGTGTCATCGATGAACACCAAGGTGCTATCAATCCTGATCTGCACTACGTACGCCTGCACATTCCGCATAACCCACTCATCGTGCAAGGTTCGGCGCTCGATATCATCTGGTTCGGCAGGAGGCCCGATGGCAGCACTCACAATCCCGAACTGGACTGGTATTTCCCAGACAATCAGGAAGCCAGTGACCCCGAAGGGTTCGTCATCACCGTAGCCACCATTGAGGACAATCATCTCAAAACCCTGGAGGGCGGAACGCTGACTATCGCCTACTACCTGCTGACGGTCGAAGGTGACGACACCGTCTCTCGTGAATCACGGCACACCAACGCATTCCAGGTGGGCGAACCGCAATTCGAGCTGATCAAGCCGGATATCCTGGGCGAACAGGACGGCGTGCTTAAGCCCGAAGACTTGTCCAACGGCACCAGCAGACTGACCGCCCCCCGGCCAACCGGGACGCCGAGCGAGAATAAGGACGTTGTGATCTTCACTTGGTTTGGCGAAATCACCGGCAAGGTGGAAGACTCGGTCAACAACGTGGAAGCCTGGGTGAGTCGCTATGGCAACGCGCCACGCAGCAGCTGTGCGTTCAATATTGACCCTGCACAATTCCAGCTGAGCATCGACGTGCGTCCCAGCGTCCCCGATGGCGATGGCTGGAATGAGGTCATGGTCGAAACATGGCCTCAGGACATTCCCTTACGAATCCCGCTTGAAGCTTTCTACTACAGCCTCAAGGCGCATTACGCGAGCGATGGGCTGTCACAGGCTCAGTTCGCCCAGCGTGACTACTTCCAGACCACGGGACGCTTCTTGCCCATCGTCCTGATTGATCTTGAAGCGCCGGCAAACCAGGTCTTCACATACAACCCAGTCGAACAGAACTCACCTGGGGCGCCCGCCCGTGTGTTGGTCATACCGGACCTGTAACTCTGTCGCGCTCACAGCCCTCATCCCGATCACCGGTGAGGGCATTGGTTGACCGGCGGTTTCTCGGGTCGACAGCCCTGATAACCCATCGCCCCGACGACCATTTATCGAAAACACTCGCCTACCTGTCAGATCTGACAGTAGGCAGTGTCCGCCACATCGTGCTCAATCAAACGACACATCCCAGTCCGAGTCGCATTCTTTTCGATGAGGTTTTTGTCATGACCCACCTCCGCTCATTTCTGTTTCCCGTCTGCCCTTTTCCCGTTGCGCCTCTGGCGCTGCGTCCAATCGGAATTTCAGGCATGACACAACCGGTGGTCAATGCCGATGGCGGTATCAACCTCAAGACTTACAACCAGTCGCCCAGCGGCTTGTTGTGCTACATCAGTGCGTACGCCCCACCCATGCTGGCAGGTGACAAGCTGGAAATTCGCCTGGGAACCGAGATTCTTACAACCCGGGTTCTGCAACCCGAAGAAGAAGACAGCAATCTTCCGGTGTTTTTTCGCCTGCTCTCTAACCTCCTCGAAGAAGGCTTGGTCGAGGACCTGCACTACACGCTGACCCGTAACGGCAACACCGACCCGGATGACATCTCTGTGCCGCTCAGATTATTGGTGAAGCTGGATCTGCCCGGCGGACACGACAAGTGCCCGCATCGACCGGGGCACTCCGAGCTGCATATCGTGCAATTGCCGCAGGACGTCATAGACAACGGGGTGGACGCCGTGTGGGCCGCGAGAGGAGTGCCCATGACAATCCCCCGATACCTGAATATCGCGGTGCGCGACGTTATCCAGGTGAAATGGGGACGTGCCAGACTGACGCCCCATGTGGTCACCGCCGATGAAGCGGCCGGCACGACGCCGATCGTGATCACGGCCGTCCAGGAGGACATTCTCGCTGGCGGCGACGGCAATGCGGTGCCGGTGCACTACGAGATCCACGATGAGGTCTGGAACTACTCGGTGGATTGGTCCCAGAGCACCAACGTCAAGGTCGAAGCCGGCGGCGAGCGTCTGGACGCACCCATCTTCAAGGATTCGGTCAACGGCATCATCACCCTTGCAGATCTGAACAATGAGGATGTGACCGTGCAGATCCTGGTCGCCTCCGCCGACTTCGCCTTGGGTGATACGCTGACCATGACTTGCACCGGCACACCGTTGACTGGCAAGCCATGGATCGATACCCAATCGAAAGACATAACCAACTTTCCCAGCGTCGTCGAATTCAAGATCAAGTACGCGCTGTTCCGGGCGATTGCCATGGGAAAGGCTGATGTGGCCTATGTGCTGTACAAAAAAAACGGCCTCCCTCCGTCATCCTCCAAACGCACATTCGCCTCGGTGGTAGGCCAGGTAGCGTTGATACCGGCCCCGGACATCCGGGAATTGCTGGGCGATACCCTGGAGCCGGACATCCCGTTCGCCACCGTGGATATTGAATATCCGGGCATGGCCAACGGTGATGTCGTGCAAGTGGCCTGGATAGGTACCCGAGCCAACGGCAACCCGTATGTGTATGAGGACGAATACATCGTCAGCGAGGGCGATGCGCAACGAGGCGTCATCACCGTGTATGTACCGGGTGAGCATGTACTGCCACTGGAAAACGGCACGCTCGACCTGTTTTACCGGGTGGCCAACGACAATCCGCAACTCTACGGTGTGAGCGAATCCGAGCACTTGCGGGTCGCGGTCGGGACGGTGCAGGCCACCTTGCCGATACCCAAGGTGGTGGAGGCCGATCCGCCCGATGTGCTGGACCCCTCGAAGATATTCGACACCGCAACCGTGTTGATCGAATACCTGGGCACGCTCAAGGGCGACATCCTGACCTTCTACTGGACAGGGTTCAATTCAGCGGCCAGTACCAGCGACTGGGTGCCGATCACCGAACTGAGTGTCGGCAAGCCCGTACGATTTCGCGTGCCAGCCAGATTCGTCACACTCAATGCCGGCCAATACGTGAAGGTGCGCTACAGTCTCAAGCACGCGGCCACCGGCCGATACAGCCATTCCGCCACACTCAACCTGCTGGTCGGTGAGTTGGTCGGTCACCTGCCGCCTCCGGACGTGATCCAGGCGCCGGACAACAACCTCGACCCGATGAATGCGCTGTCGGGGGTGGACATCGGGTTCGGCTTCAAAAACATGAAGTCGGCGCTGGATCGCATCGGGCTGCAGTGGCTGGGCTCTGCCGGGGCAGGCACATCCACTGACCTCGAGCTGCCGGGCAGCGACACTGGCCGGGTGCAGTTTCATCTGCCGCCGCCATTCGTCGGCCCCAATATTGGCCGGATGGTCACCGTCAGTTGCGAGGTCTCGCGCTACCACACCACCACCAACTCCGAGACCCGCGATATCAACGTGCTGCGCTTTCAGAACCCGGAAACCCAGCTGCCACGGCCGCAGGTTCCACAAGCCAGTGGCGGTGTCCTGGACCTGATGATGATCACCGGGGATGCCAGGGTTCGCGTGGCCACCTGGCCTTTCATCGCCCTGAAGCAGCGCGCCTGGCTGCGCATGGAAGGCACGACCGCTACCGGCGCCATTTACCGCATCGAACTGCTCAACGCAATGGAAATCAGCCCCGCACACCAGGCCAACGGGCTTGACGAACTCCTGCCCAGAAGCGAGCTGATGAAACTGGGCCACAGCACGCCAGCGACGGTGGTGTGCTGCGTCACGTTCGACGGTGATTCGCAGGAAAGCAGAGCTATCGAGTTTCCGTTGCTGCGGTTGACCGTCCGTACCCGATACGACTATGTGACTCCCGACATCATCCGGATACAGGACAGTCGCGGCGAAGTCATTGAGGACGGCGTGACCCGTGACACCAAAGTCACGATCAGCGGCAGCGCGACCCGGGGCGAAACCATCGAACTGTTCAACGCACTGTCTCAATCCATGGGCACCACTACAGTCCGTGACGACAGCACTTGGAGCCTGGAGATCGGAATTCTGACGGAGAAAAAATACAGCATCACGGCCAAGGCCCTGTACGACGCCGATCCGGTGTCCAGCCAACCGCGTACCTTTACGGTCAAGTTTTCGATCACACCGCAGATTCGTTCGGTGACCGACTCCAGAGGGCTGGTCAATCCAGGTGCAAACACTTTCGATAACAGCGTCTTGATCGAGGGCGAAGCCACTCCCAACGAACAGGTGCGGCTGATGGATAGCACCTCATCCGTCGCCACGGTGAACACAAATGACCGGGGCGAGTGGCGTCATCGCCATGACAACCTCGGCGTAAAAAGTTACAACATGATCGCCAGGGCGCTCTATGACGTTCAGCCTGCCGACAGCCCGCCCTACCCGTTCAATGTGATTCAAGCCGTCACGCCCAGCATTTCCTATGTAACCGACGCAAAAGGGAACCTGGACAACGGCGGGACGACCTATGGCCGCCGGGTCACGGTCGGCGGCAGAGCCAGTAAAAGTGAACGGATCGAGCTGCGCGATGGCAGCAGTACGCTGGTCGCGGCGATCAATGTCGGTGCCGATGAAAACTGGTCCCACGTTCTGGAAAATCTGACACTGAAAACCTACAGCCTGACCGCGAAGGCCTTGTACGGCGCACAACCGATTTCCGCTCCGCCTCGAACGTTTACTGTCGCTGCGCACGTGACTCCGACCATCACTGCAGCCACCAACTCCTCAGGCACGATTCCCGACGGCGGCACCAGCTACGGCAACGCCGTAACCCTGATTGGCACAGCTTCGCAACGCGAGCAAGTGCAGGTCTACAACGGCTCGACCACCATTGGCTCGCCTGTCACAGTCGGTGGCGATAACCAATGGAGGCTAAACCTCACAGGACTGGTGCTGGGCATCTACAGAATGACCGCCCATGCGCTGTATGACGTTACGCCGATATCGAGCTCGCAGCGTACTTTCACAGTTGCCAGCCACATCGCCCCTACCATCACCTCCGTCAAGGGCGCCAACGTCGAGATCCCCAATAGCGGGAGCACCACCAGTACCACCGTCAGCCTGTCGGGCGATGTCACCTCGGGGCATCAGGTTCAGATAATCGACAACAACGATGCCAAACATACCGTCACCGCGAGTGGGACGAGCTGGAGTACAACCCTGGCCGTGCCCGTGGGCGGGCACTCGATCACGGCAAAAGCGGTGACGACCGGACAGGTGTCCGCTGCCCGAAGCTTCAGCGTCGTCGCGCCGATCCCGCCGCTGTATTTCAATACCAGTCCGGTGACGTTGAGCGGGAAGATTTATCTGGTTCCAGCCAGTCCCCACGTGCTTCCGGCCTTTGGTCCGGGTACGTCCGTGCAACACGTAGCCTCCGGTGGACAGCCCGGGTACACCTATTCGTCCAGCAATGCCGGGGTAGCGGTAGTGGATGGTGCAGGGCTGGTCACTGTACGAGGGCGGGGTACCGCGGCCATTACCGTACGAGATACAGCCAACCAAATGGCGAGTTATTCAGTGACGGTGACGGGAGTCATCCATTGTGTCTACCTGGGAACCGGTACCAATACCTGGACTGGAGTCAACCAGCTGGCCAGCGCGGCCGGAGCAAGAATCCCCAGCCTGGCTGAGTTGCGCGAACTACATGCCGCCTATGGAGGAAGATGGCCGATGGGATCCCACCATTTTTGGTCAACCGACAACAGCAACGCATACTGGCCGTTCTCCGCCAAATATGCACTCACGATCACATCCGGCGCCCTCAGCTCAACACGGACGACTGGTGGATCACACGCAAACGGAGTAGGCCTGAGATAGACACAGCATTCACGTAAAAAAACACCTCGCACGATGCGAGGCATTTTTTTACTGCGTGGCTACCAAGTCAAAGCATTTACCACTCCCAACGCAACCCGACATTCACCCCATACGGCTGCTCGATGTTCTTGCCCTTGCTGTAGTCGAAATCAGCATGCACCTGCAGGTCCTTCGACAACGCCAGCGCCACACCGGCGCCAAGCTGACCACGGCTGCCGGACAGATCATTGTTGAACTGGTTGTTGTCGTTGACCGTCACGCGGTTGTTGTTGATGAACTCGTGCTGCAGCGCTGCCCGCACATAAGGCTGAGCGACCATGCCGTTGCCCATGTTGAAGCTGCGCCCGAGCGTGGCACCGGCTTCACCCAGCACCGAACGCGCACGGTCACCATCGGCCTGCATGCCGTTGTCCAGCGCGTACTGGCTGCCCTCGATGGTGTCCATCGTCAGTCGGGTATAGGGCTCGACGAAATACCCGTCGTCCAGTTTGATGTTGCGCCCGAACTCTGCCGAAACGCCGACGCCGGAGTTGTGATAATCGCCTTTCGCCCGACTACCGTCACTCAAAGTGACCTTGGCGTCATTGTTGAACCGGTTGAACTTGAGCAGTGCGTCGAAATAGTACCCGCTCTCGGCATCCAGCCAGGTCACGTAAGGCCCGAAGTAGTAGCTCTTGATCGTACCGGACGTGCCTTGCTCAACGCTCAGGTCGGTGTCGCTGTAGCCGCCCATCACGCCCGCCAGCCATTGACTGTCGCCCAGACGCACATCAGCGCCCAGAGACAAGCCGCGCTGGGTTTGCTGATACGCCACCCCCGAGCCTGCGGCGATGTTGTATTTATTACCGTACGTGCGCATCCAGAGGCCGGGCTGGCTGCCGTTGAAGCGCAACTCGCCCATCCGGCTGCGCAGCGTCGCCCCCTCCGCCAGCATGACCGTGGTCGGCGCGCTGAACAGGGCCAGCACCGATCGTGCGCCCGGGCTGATGACTTCGGTGGTCGGGTCGAGAAACCACTCCTTCGCCCCCCCTTCAATCTCCCGACTGGCCAGGCTGTAGGACCAGGTGCCGACATCAGCCCGCTGATTGCCGGCCAAGGTAAAATTCGCACTGTCGGTGGTGGCGGTACGCACCAGCGTCAACGCCTTCGTCGAAGTCGCGTCCAGGCCAGAGGCCGTAACCGCCAGCGCGAAGTCCCCCGCCGAAGCACCGGTGACATTGAGAAAATCACGCTCACCGCTGGCGAAATCGCCCTTCATCACAAATGTCCCATTGCCGGAAAGCGAGCCCACATTCAACTGGTAATACGTACCCGGGGCGTCGGAGGCGCCGAAAGTGACGGTGCCACCGTTCATGCCCAGCGCACCGATCGAATCGGTGCCGGTGAGTGTCCAGTTTGAGCTGCTGTTGACGTTCACGCTGTCGACAGCGTCGAGGCGCCCCGTCAATTGCGAGTGGTTTTCCAGCGTGACGGTGGCGGTAGAGCTACCATCGACCAGCACGTCCCCCGTGATGGTCCCCAAGTCGAAAACGAGATTGGCCCGGCTGTTATCCGCCACGCTGATGTTGCCATTCAGGGTGCTGTTGGCAACGGTCATGCTGGCGGTCGATGAGCCTTGAACATCCAGTAATCTGCCGTTGCCAGCAAGAAGGCTGGCACCGTTGGAGACGCCTATCGTGGCCTGAGTCCCGCGATCCACCAGAATCGCAGAACCACTGATACCTTGTACCGTTGAGTTATCCAGCGACAAAGTACGGTCTCCCACATTGAGGGCGTCATTGACCATCCGCACACCTGTCGCCTGACCGGTGATGGTCGTCAGCGCGGAAGTACTCACCTCGCCACCAAGGATATTCACACCGATGCCATTGCTGCCCGCACCCATGATTTGCGTATTGATCAATGACAGGGAGCTCAGCCCCGTGACCTGCGACCCGATCAGTTGTCCACTGATCTGACTGTTGGACACCGTCACAGTAGATCCACCCGCCGCAACACTGGAGCGGTTGACCGCCAGCCCGATTTCATCGCTGGTCACGGTCGTTCGATCGATGGTTGCCTGACTGCTGGTCACTGTTACGCCATCACCACCGTCGTTACCGACGATGGTGGCACCGTTGATGTTCAGCAACGACCCGGACCTCGCCGTGATCGATCGGGTATTGGCTCCGGAAGCATTCAATACGCCATTGTTGCGCACCAGATAGTCTGTAGGCTCAACCGATGAATCGATAGCCAGCGTGGTGTTATCGACGATAGTTGCCGAATGTGCAAAACCCGCGAA
Coding sequences within it:
- a CDS encoding Ig-like domain-containing protein, with the translated sequence MRALVDRRFLGSTALITHRPDDHLSKTLAYLSDLTVGSVRHIVLNQTTHPSPSRILFDEVFVMTHLRSFLFPVCPFPVAPLALRPIGISGMTQPVVNADGGINLKTYNQSPSGLLCYISAYAPPMLAGDKLEIRLGTEILTTRVLQPEEEDSNLPVFFRLLSNLLEEGLVEDLHYTLTRNGNTDPDDISVPLRLLVKLDLPGGHDKCPHRPGHSELHIVQLPQDVIDNGVDAVWAARGVPMTIPRYLNIAVRDVIQVKWGRARLTPHVVTADEAAGTTPIVITAVQEDILAGGDGNAVPVHYEIHDEVWNYSVDWSQSTNVKVEAGGERLDAPIFKDSVNGIITLADLNNEDVTVQILVASADFALGDTLTMTCTGTPLTGKPWIDTQSKDITNFPSVVEFKIKYALFRAIAMGKADVAYVLYKKNGLPPSSSKRTFASVVGQVALIPAPDIRELLGDTLEPDIPFATVDIEYPGMANGDVVQVAWIGTRANGNPYVYEDEYIVSEGDAQRGVITVYVPGEHVLPLENGTLDLFYRVANDNPQLYGVSESEHLRVAVGTVQATLPIPKVVEADPPDVLDPSKIFDTATVLIEYLGTLKGDILTFYWTGFNSAASTSDWVPITELSVGKPVRFRVPARFVTLNAGQYVKVRYSLKHAATGRYSHSATLNLLVGELVGHLPPPDVIQAPDNNLDPMNALSGVDIGFGFKNMKSALDRIGLQWLGSAGAGTSTDLELPGSDTGRVQFHLPPPFVGPNIGRMVTVSCEVSRYHTTTNSETRDINVLRFQNPETQLPRPQVPQASGGVLDLMMITGDARVRVATWPFIALKQRAWLRMEGTTATGAIYRIELLNAMEISPAHQANGLDELLPRSELMKLGHSTPATVVCCVTFDGDSQESRAIEFPLLRLTVRTRYDYVTPDIIRIQDSRGEVIEDGVTRDTKVTISGSATRGETIELFNALSQSMGTTTVRDDSTWSLEIGILTEKKYSITAKALYDADPVSSQPRTFTVKFSITPQIRSVTDSRGLVNPGANTFDNSVLIEGEATPNEQVRLMDSTSSVATVNTNDRGEWRHRHDNLGVKSYNMIARALYDVQPADSPPYPFNVIQAVTPSISYVTDAKGNLDNGGTTYGRRVTVGGRASKSERIELRDGSSTLVAAINVGADENWSHVLENLTLKTYSLTAKALYGAQPISAPPRTFTVAAHVTPTITAATNSSGTIPDGGTSYGNAVTLIGTASQREQVQVYNGSTTIGSPVTVGGDNQWRLNLTGLVLGIYRMTAHALYDVTPISSSQRTFTVASHIAPTITSVKGANVEIPNSGSTTSTTVSLSGDVTSGHQVQIIDNNDAKHTVTASGTSWSTTLAVPVGGHSITAKAVTTGQVSAARSFSVVAPIPPLYFNTSPVTLSGKIYLVPASPHVLPAFGPGTSVQHVASGGQPGYTYSSSNAGVAVVDGAGLVTVRGRGTAAITVRDTANQMASYSVTVTGVIHCVYLGTGTNTWTGVNQLASAAGARIPSLAELRELHAAYGGRWPMGSHHFWSTDNSNAYWPFSAKYALTITSGALSSTRTTGGSHANGVGLR
- a CDS encoding autotransporter outer membrane beta-barrel domain-containing protein, which codes for MLNINGATIVGNDGGDGVTVTSSQATIDRTTVTSDEIGLAVNRSSVAAGGSTVTVSNSQISGQLIGSQVTGLSSLSLINTQIMGAGSNGIGVNILGGEVSTSALTTITGQATGVRMVNDALNVGDRTLSLDNSTVQGISGSAILVDRGTQATIGVSNGASLLAGNGRLLDVQGSSTASMTVANSTLNGNISVADNSRANLVFDLGTITGDVLVDGSSTATVTLENHSQLTGRLDAVDSVNVNSSSNWTLTGTDSIGALGMNGGTVTFGASDAPGTYYQLNVGSLSGNGTFVMKGDFASGERDFLNVTGASAGDFALAVTASGLDATSTKALTLVRTATTDSANFTLAGNQRADVGTWSYSLASREIEGGAKEWFLDPTTEVISPGARSVLALFSAPTTVMLAEGATLRSRMGELRFNGSQPGLWMRTYGNKYNIAAGSGVAYQQTQRGLSLGADVRLGDSQWLAGVMGGYSDTDLSVEQGTSGTIKSYYFGPYVTWLDAESGYYFDALLKFNRFNNDAKVTLSDGSRAKGDYHNSGVGVSAEFGRNIKLDDGYFVEPYTRLTMDTIEGSQYALDNGMQADGDRARSVLGEAGATLGRSFNMGNGMVAQPYVRAALQHEFINNNRVTVNDNNQFNNDLSGSRGQLGAGVALALSKDLQVHADFDYSKGKNIEQPYGVNVGLRWEW